ctgggaggacaggagccagggaggtggtgccagACAGGTTGAGCAGCCAAAGGTTTCTCCTAGGAGAAGGAAACAATCCAGACACCTCCAGATTGACTATTCCAAAGGCCAGGGCTGTGACCTGAGCCTGGAAAAAGGGAGCTGCTGGCTCCCCCTCTTATCTTATAGGGATGTTggatgtgctgagctggagctgccttATAGGAGCAGCAACTCTGCCgtacagcagctccagctccaggatTCCCCAAGAAGGGCAAGCagggagcaagggaggggaggaaattcCTCCTTTGCTCCTCTTGGGGAGTTATATTTAGCCCTGGGGATATCAGCACCGGGagtggtgctgcttggaggggaaggaggattGCCCTGGGCTTGGGTGCAGTGTTTGGTTCTCGTTCTTCCTCTTCCCGGTGGCTTTGCTGGGCACGGAAGGGATTTGGCATGGAATGTGGCAGCCAAAGGTGAGGAATGGGAAGCCCTTGGCAGTATGGAAAAGGCAAGAGGGAAGCTGTGAGGGGGCTGAGGGAGGatctgaggagcaaaggctgagagcctgcagaagagcagccccagaggggagctgagcaatgctcagcaagagctgaaggagctgtgaggggcaagaggctggggccaggctcttgtcagtggtgcccagggacaggccaaggggcagtgggcacaaactgggagccaggaggttccctgaagagaaacttgtttggtgtgagggtgcagagccctggagcaggctgcccagagaggctgtggagtctccttgtgtgcagagcttccaagccctgctgggcagtgtgctgctgggcagtgtgctgggggtgccctgctggagcagggggggttgccttggctgatctccagaggtcccttccaacccttccatgATGGATTCTGTTTGCTGCTGGGATGGGAAagtgctcagcctgctcctgctgcctgcagaggtgcTGTGAGGGGGGAAATATTCTCTCACTGCCTCCatcttctgccctgctctgctgtcctcGGTGCCAGCCCAGAGAAACacttctgcctgctggctgaAGCTGAAGGCTGAAGCACCCAGGTGCAGAAACaatcctgccctgccccagggctgcctctcacaggctggatgatgccctggggagctggtgTGGGGTTTTCCCTCCCAGGGCCACCCCACACAGGTGTGTCCCCggagggcaggaggctgagctgggcagcatCTTTGACTCAGGGCCGTGTGAGCTGTCCTGGGGTGACTGGCAGTGCTCAGGCTGCCAGGTCACAGGCATGCAGGCTCTGTCCCTGTGTCACCATCGGCTCAccctgtgctcaggtggccaagaaggtcaccagcatcctggcttggatcagcagtggtgtgggcagcaggagcagggcagggattgtgcccctgtactgggcactggtgaggccacagctccaatcctggggtcagttttgtgccactcactccaagaaggacatcgaggggctagagagggtccagagaagggcagcaaagctggggaaggttctggagagcagggctggggaggagcagctgagggagctgggggtgtgcagcctgcagcagaggaggctgagggagacctttggctctctgcaaccccccgagaggaggctggagccagggggggttgggctctgctcccaggggcCAAGAGGAAACATCCTCGaggtgccccaggggaggttcaggttggctatTAGAAGAAGCTCCTTCCCTGAGAGGGCTCtgaaggcctggcccaggctgcccagggcagtgttggagcctccatccctggtggtgATTCCAGAGGGTCAGGATGAGGAGCTCGGAGCCgcagcctgggagctgtgcccagggagctgctgaggttATGCCTGGTGATGCCAGGGGGGCCTCAgggcagcccaggcagtgcctgcctctctccacagggatGCTGGAGGATGGGAAGAAGTTTGACTCCTCCCGGGACAGGAACAAACCCTTCAAGTTCGTGATGGGCAAGCAGGAGGTGATCCGCGGCTGGGAGGAAGGAGTCGCCCAGGTGCttgctcctcctcccctcctcctcctcctcctcggcagggctgtgtgcccagggagctgcagcgtGGGCACAaatccctctctgcagctcccttctctgttggattcttcatcttttcttctttcttctacGCCTTGTggtttcctcctccctcccaaccccatctcttcctcctcctcctcctcttcttcgaCGCTGGCAGCTGTGGGTGGGAATTATCACCCTCCTGCAGTGCCACCTGCCAGATGGCAGCAAGGGAGCAAGGCTCCAGCAACACCTACAGCACATTGGTGACTCAGTGGCTGTGACATTTCTGCACTGAGTCAGCTCCCaaccagcacagcagggagagccttgggagcctcctgctcttcagctgagctgcctgccaggctgcccacgctggggagggctgctgggcatgggcatagctctgctgctgggcacagagatcttccaggatcatctagatccaagcagggacatctcctaccagcccagggtgcttcaggattcatccaacctggtcttggaacacctccagggaggttgtggagcacagaatcacccaatgtgatctttgatctttgatcacattgggtgattctgtgctccacaacctccctgggcaacctgtgccagtgtctcaccaccctcaacctgtgccagtgtctcaccaccctcaacctgtgccagtgtctcctcaccctcactgcaaagatctTGCTCCCTGCTTCATTTGGAGCTCACATCCTGACAGCTGCTTGCATCTGTGGAGTCCTGGAATGATTTTAAGAGGATGGTTCAGTCAGGACTCACATCAGAGCCCTGCTCAAGCCCTGCTCAGGCTCTGAACCATTTTTTCCAGGTTCACAGGcatgcagcaggttggaagggacccttcaaGGGGCatctgctggaggaggctgctcagggtcacagcaaagctgctggtgAATGATCCCAAGGCTGAGACCTCAGTCACATCCCAGGGCAACCCTCAGCGTGCAGAGCTTCCTTgctgctgtccaacctaaacctcccctgctccactttcaatcCGTTGCCCTCCCTcctagcccctccccagccttgctgcaggtCCCCTTGGGATGGTGAAACGCAGCTCTGGGGgcagagaatgacagaatgggtttaggttggaagggagctcaaagctcagccagttccaacctccctgtgccataggcagggacatttcccactggaacaggttgctcaaggctcatccaagctggtcctgaacacctccagggaggttgtggagcacaggatcacattgggtgattctgtgctccacaacctccctgggcaacctatgccagggtctcaccaccctcaacctgtgccagtgtctcaccaccctcactacaaagaacttcttcctcctctcccagctcaaagccatcctctctcctcctgccactctcagcccttgtccactgtccctccccagctctcctggagcccacttcaggcactggaaagctgctctgaggtctctttggagccttctccaggttgcacagtcccaactctcccaacctgtccctgcagggaggttctgcagcctcttcatgccctcctctggacctgcagcTAGCAGGGTGCCAGGCAGTGTGGGGTGAGGCTGCCAGGGGGTGTAGGGAGGGCCTGGTGCTCCCTGCCTTGcctctggggacaggacaatgatttctctctctgctacctcaagctctgctccttccccagcactggCACATGGATCCTGGTGGCTGTAGGGCACGGCCTGGCATTCCCTGCCTTGTTTTACGTGAGGGCATCTCAAACCCTGCTCCTTTTCCAGCCCTTGctgcctccttttcccttctgatGTCCTTCCCATTtctcctctgtcctgctgagtgTATCCAGCCTGGGTCTTTCCTCTTACCCAGTGCAGGGGGCGGCAGTGGGGGCAGGTCTGTGCCCCTTGTGCCCATCTGCTGACATCCCTGTGCCTCTTTCCCTGCCCCAGATGAGCGTTGGCCAGCGGGCAAAGATGACCATCTCCCCAGACTATGCCTATGGCTCTACTGGGCACCCAGGGATCATCCCCCCTAATGCCACTCTGATCTTCGATGTGGAGCTCATGAAACTGGAGTGAGCCACCCCAGCACCATGCCCTCGGGTAAGCAGGGGCACCAGGGGGGCCTCAAgggtggggtgggcagggggaggtggagggtagtggcagaagggagatgtgaggaggagggagcaggatggggctgtgcccagggcttggTAGATGCCATGGTGTGGGCAGGATGGGACTGCCCTGGAGCCTGTGGATCCCATGGTGTGGGCAGGGTGATGCTGTGCCCTGGGCTTGGTAGGTGCCATGGTGTGGGCAGGACaaggctgtgccctgtgccccccaTGGTGTGAGCTGTGCTCCCTCTCTCAAGCAGAGCTCACTCCTGCCTGGCaggggagcagtgtgggcaggattCCTGCTCCTCAGGTTTAGAATtgtgagggctggccagggctggggacaggctctgctcccttgtggtggtttgggtgctcaGACTCGCacatcactgctccctggcacaggccaagcagcactggatggaagctgcagcacaggaggttccagctcaacacgagggggaacttcttgcctgcaggggtcccagagccctggcacaggctgcccagagaggctgtggagcctggagactgtctggatgtgttcctgtgtgccctgggatagatgggattgtcctgctctggcagggggcttgggctggacgctctgggccccccagtttaggagggacattgagatgcttgagcgtgtccagagaagggtgatgaggctggggagaggccttgagcacagccctacgaggagaggctgagggagctgggattggttagcctggagaagaggaggctcaggggagacctcattgctgtctgcaactacctgaggggaggttgtggccagggggaggttgctctctcaggtggtcagcaccagaactagaggacacagcctcaggctgtgccaggggagatttaggctggaggtgaggagaaagttcttccctgagagagtcattggacactggaatgggctgcccggggaggtggtggagtcgccgtccctggagctgttcaaggcaggactggacgtggcacttggtgccatggtctggccttgagctctgtgctaaagggttggacttgatgatctgtgaggtctcttccagccctgatgatactgtgacactgtgacactgtgatctcctcgggtcccttctgccccctgccatcctgctccctcctccaccaGGCTCCTCGGGGCAGGCAGTGTGTGGGCAtcaggctggcagctctgtgacCCCTGCCTcttgctcctctcccagcaggttTGGCACACGGAGGGACCCAGACTGTCAGCTTCCCAGAAGAGTGCGACCTGACTCTGCCTACCACACCTCATCGTCTCACCTCCGCCTCTGGTCACTAAGCTTTGCCTCTgacccccccctccctgcctgctggttTTGAGTCCTTTTTAAACTACAGAGCTGGAAACCTCAActctttattttattctttcctttcctttgtggattgggtttttttttgggggggggggtggggaagtggCTTCAGATTCTTGTTTCTGGCCTTCGTTTCTCTTCCAGGTGTTAAGATTTTCAACTTGGGTagcacagagctggggctgaaccttttcagagaggaaaaaaaatcctttggacaaagagaaggggaggaaaaaaaaatctcttcagtTACTCCCTTTTTGGGTCtctcttttttgcctttttgactttctttgttgctgttgtgttgttggtttggttttttttcctttccttggaacaacaaaaccaaatcaaagcCAGAAGACAATTTGGGAGTTAACTCTttagggctttttttgtttgggtgtttttcaaACCAGGTtaattgttgctgctgctgctgctgctgctgctgcaaaagccATAGCAGAGTGAGGGCTGAGTGGATGCAGAGAGCAAGGCAAAAAGGAAGGAGTTAGGATCCTTGTAGGTGCCCTGCTTGGGCAGTGAGGGAGCACTGAGTCCTTTCCTgccttcccagggaggtgtttggtttgcttccaggaggtttgggtttgtgttgggGAGAGGCTTCTCTGTCCCCCCACTCTCCCCCCCTTGCTTGACTCtgccttttctccccctccctccctacaccacctcccagccctgctttggGATTTAGGGAGCTGAGTTTCCAGCAGAGCTCCACCAaatccagcagcagagggaaggtgctgagggagggtggggggaaggagagggggaggtggaggggttgggctggggagggagggacagaggggatggggtggggcagggaggggtcaGCTCCAACCAAAccacccccagccctggaaAGGAAGCATCAGCACCCCCCCAgctgtcccctccccagcctgagcacagcctgacccTTCTCTGCTCACACCTGATGCTGGTCATCGCTGCTTGGCTGGTCTCATAGGATGCATAAGCTGCCCCCcgtgccctgctgccaccctccctgccaccctccctctgccctgcctacTGCTTGGTAGGAGAAACGgctgccaccctgccctgccccctcctcctgcaGAGAGGGCTGAGTTTGGTTATCAATAAACTGCTTTGTGCTGCCTTTTCTCAACCtgtgtcaccagctttgtgccctCGCCTCTGCCAGCggcactgcaggagctgtgccaggctcacGGGGTGCTGCgggtgctgtgccaggctcacagggtgctgTGCCGGGCATACagggtgctgtgggtgctgtgCCGGGCACACagggtgctgtgggtgctgtgccatgctcacagggtgctgtgccaggctcacagggtgctgTGCCGGGCATACagggtgctgtgggtgctgtgCCATGCTCACAGGGTGCTGTGCCATGCCTACAAGGTGCTGTCCTGAGTGTACAGGATGCTGTGCCAGGCACATgaggtgctgtgctgggcatACAGGGTGTTGTGGGTGCTGTGCCATGCTCACagagtgctgtgctgggcatacagggtgctgtgggtgctgtgCCATGCTCATGACATGCTGGGAAGCTTTagcaggctcacagggtgttgtGGGTGCTGTGCCAGCCTCACAGGGTGCTGTGGATGCCATGCCAGGGTGCTGGGTTCACAGGATGTTGTAGGTGCTCTGCTGGGAAGTAGTTTGGGTTTGCCAAGGTGCTGTGGATGCCATGCCAAGCTCACAAGCTGCTGTGCCAATCTCTTTGGAGACTGGATGTTGCCACATGTGCCATGGCACATCCAGCAGCTGGCATTTGCAGGCCAGCTCAGACCTACAAAGCTCCCCAGGGTTATTTGGTGCCTTTCTGGGCCGTGCCCATGATGCCAGGGCACTGAGGTTCCTTCAGCT
The window above is part of the Pogoniulus pusillus isolate bPogPus1 chromosome 29, bPogPus1.pri, whole genome shotgun sequence genome. Proteins encoded here:
- the FKBP1A gene encoding peptidyl-prolyl cis-trans isomerase FKBP1A, with the translated sequence MGVHVETIAPGDGRTFPKRGQTCVVHYTGMLEDGKKFDSSRDRNKPFKFVMGKQEVIRGWEEGVAQMSVGQRAKMTISPDYAYGSTGHPGIIPPNATLIFDVELMKLE